The Brevibacillus humidisoli DNA segment TCCAACCCGGTATCAGGCATGACCATTGCCGCCCTGATCATCATCTCTTTGCTGCTCAAAATGCTTGCATTCAGTGGCGAATCCGGGATGATCGCTGCGATTACGATTGGAGCCGTCATCTGCATCGCGGCCGCAATGGCTGGCGATACGTCACAAGATTTGAAGACTGGCTTCTCCCTGATTGCTTTTCTGGTCGTCGCCGCCATTCTCTACTGGACCGCCGACACGTCTTTGGACAAACCATCATGAGCATGACAAGACAGATACCGTGAACCGGCTTGGCCCGCTCCCCGGAAAGGAGGTACGGCCAAGCCGGTTTTTCACTCATCTCACGTCTCGGCTCGGTACGACTTGCCCAACTCTTCCCCCAAGCCGAAGTAATGACGGAAGTTATAGATCAACGGGCTCCACGCTTGGGGGTTGATGTGACGCTCATTCAGCATAATGTCCTCGTGGGCATGTACATGCACGACCTCCGCCTCCACGATCGCAAAAAAGGCGTTGTGCTCGGGTACGCGGATGTTCATTACTTTTGCCTCCATCTGCAAGGGACAATCACTGACACGATCAGGGAGTACATCGACCGATGGGACGGGGAGCAAGCCCGCTGCCGTAAATTTATCTTTTTCGTAGCGAAACCCGTTCTGACGTTTGGCCTCGGGAACGGGAGACTTTCCTGTCAGCGGCGCAAGTGATTCCACTGCTCTCCACAGCCCTGGATGCGGAACGTTTATCACGCATTCCGGTCGGTGCTGCAGATTCTCGATCGCCTTCCCTCCTAATCCGATCCCCAGCACGATGCAGGAACCCAACGCCCACGACGAAGACAACGGCGATAGATTGGTCGTCCCGTCTTCATTTGCCGTGCTTAGCATAATGACGGGTGTGCCATAGTATAAAATGCTAGGGTGAATCGTTCGGCTTGCTTTGCATTGTTCAACTTGATCAGGCATCTCGCACTCCTCCAACTCTATGATCGCTTCGTTGCCCATTCTAACACCCTGATGTTTCAACCTACATCGAAATGTGGATGACTCATCTCTCTTCTTCCGAAACGATGGAGACCGTGTATATTCAGAGGCAACTGGCAAATAATACAAATGCTTTACTCTACCACTGCGGAGGAATCGAGAATGAACCAAAACGTTTCGCCTCGGCGTCCAAGGGCTTTTCTGTCTACGCTGACAACCAACCATCTGCACCTGCGCAACCCTTGGGTAGTCTCTTTTTTTGCCTTCTCTTATCCCGGATTTGGCAATCTCATGCACCATCGCCATGGAAAGGCCTTGATCCTGATCTTATGGGAAGTCTTTATCAACCATCAGGCAAAGGTAAATCTGGGGATCATGTATTCGATGCAGGGTCATTTTGAAAAGGCAAAGCAAGTGCTGGATACCAGGTGGCTGATTCTTTATCTTGGCATTTATATGTTTGCGATCTGGGACAGCTATCGCTCTACTATCGACCTGAACAAACTCTATCTGCTGGCGGACCGAGAAGACGTGACGGTCCCCCCCGTGAATGTACTTTTCACATCTTCCGCAAGCCATTCATCACACTTTTGTTGGCAACTTCGCTCGCGGCACGCAAATCCTCGACATGCAATGGTTGTTGTATCTGCCTTCTATTTACTGTTTTATCTTTTATGATGCTTATGTAAGTGCAACCGAATTAAACAAGCTGTTTGAAAAAGTACAGTCGCAATATCTGCGCAGGCAGTATCAAAATCAAAATTTTGAATTGCCGTTGTAAGCGGAGGAATGCAAGCATGTATATTGTGGCGACGTTTGAACAATCGATCTTTTTGGAGTTGGCCCTCACAGCGATGGAACAGATCGGGCTAGGCAAAGATCAGATTCTGGCAGTACCCATGGACAAAAGGACTGAACCAAAGAAGGTGTTTGACACCATTCATCGCGCAGACGGGTTTAGTATGCTCGATCTGGGTGCAATCTTAGGTACCGTTTTCATGCTACTGGGAGCGATATACGGGTATGAACTGAAATGGGGGCCGATCATCTGGGGGATCATCGGGGCGGTAGGTGGCATCTTGCTGGGGCTGCTGCTAAAACTGTTCATGGTTAAACAACGGCGCTACGGAACAAAAGGCATCACTTCTGAAGTTGTTATCCTGATTCGTTGTGAAGAATTTCAACAAAATATGATTGAGCAGCTCTTGTGGGAGAACCAGGCATTAGGGATTGCAACTCTTAGAGGGGAGAGATGACGGCAAGGTACCCGATCTCTGCACCCTCTCGACCGGGCCGGGTTTCAGAAGGTTTCGGAACAGACAAATGACATGATATGGCTTATACTAGAGAGATCAAAGGAAGGGAGAGAGAATGAGATGGCACAGCTGCGAAATAAACTGGCCGCAGCCATAATCATACCTATGCTGCTTGCTGCGCCTGCACCTCTGCCAGCGTCCGCTGGAGCAGAATCGGAGATTGTCATTACCCTTGACGGAAAGAGACTGCCGCTGCAGGGAGAAATACATAATGGACATACAATGGTCCCGCTCCGTTCACTCAGTGAGGTACTCGGATTTCGTGTCACATGGGAACCAGCCGACAAACAGATTACCCTCCAATCTGATTCAAAGGTGATTCAATTACGGGTGGATGAACATCGGGTCAATGTGAATGACCATGACCTGTTCATGGAGACGGCCCCCGTGATGCAAGACGGAACGACGCTAATCCCGCTTCGCTTCGTCTCCAACCATCTAGGTATGGAGGTCAGTTGGGACGAAGCGACCAGATTCGTCCATCTGCAGCACAAGGAAGAAAATGACCTGACGTTGGTAACCAAAAAGAATCAGAAGAACTGGACAACGGATCGATTGCCATCCAGTACCCACAAATAGAGGGATTGGGCGATACGACGATTCAATCGACCATTAACGATCTTATCAAAACGAGAACACGCAAAGTAAAAGAGGCGTTCCTAACTGACAAAGCAGCAATGGACCAAGAGCTCGACCCAGCGTTGAAAAGCGCTAGTCGATACACCCTCGATCTCAATTATGAAGTAAAATACAATCAGCATAATTGGCTCAGCATCGTCTTTTACGATTATGTCTACACTGGAGGGGCGCATGGGATCACGAATGCCTCTTCTTATACTTTTTCACTGACCGACGGCAAGTTGTATGGGTTAAAGGATTTGTTTCGTGAAGGGACTTCTTATGTAGAAACAATCAATAGAGAGATCAAAAAACAAATCGAGCAGAAGGTGCAGGACGGCGAACTTTACTTGCTCTCCCCCTTTGCATCGATCGACGAAGATCAGGAATTCTACTTGACAGACGACGCTTTAGTCATTTACTTCCAGGTGTATGAATACACACCATATGCGGCCGGAATTCCCGAGTTCTCCATCCCTATGAAGCAGTTGAGCAACATGTTGCAGGTTGCTGTAAACGAGAGCTGATTCACCCTTTTACCCGTTTCCATCACACCAAGCCCTCCGATCTTTCCCTTTGTCGGAGGGCTTTGATCTATTTAAACGCCCGGATTTCCTGCTGATGTCGGCTGAGGAGATACCGGACGGTTTTTTATCGGCTGCAACCGCTGGCGTGCGGTTGATAGGAGATACCGTAGATCGACTGTACCTACATCATAACAGGCAAATATGTTCAAACAATGATAAAAGTATGAAATAATCAGATTGATTCATCCCATATCATGGAAAAAAATCAGCTAGTGTCAGGAAACAAGAGATGAGCATATACATGGAGGAAGTCAGCAGATTTCGTACGAATGGTGGGGAAACATGGAATGATACAACTTGGCGGGAATAATGTCCAGGCCGATTCCTTGCTGAAAGAGCAGCAATGGACGGAAGCCCAGGTGGAAACGATCGAGAAGATGGCGGCAAGTAATGAAGTTTTCTCCTACCCAGACCAAACAGCCCTGCAGTTCGAACTGACACTGCGCCAATACATTGTCCAAGCAGCGAAAGCTCTCAATGCCAGCGGCGTCTCATTTGCCACCTTCAAAAAGTCGCGTTGTAATGAGAAGTACTGGAACCTGACCGATTTCGGCGGCTTTCGCATCCGTGACGGCGTCTTTCCATCTGACGGCATCCAGGATATCTATCGCAATGGACGTCTATATGCTTTTGAATGTGCGACCGCTATGGTTATCGTGTATTATCGAGCCGTACTAGCCGCGATTAAGCTGCCTGACTTCAACCGATTGTTTGCCAACATGCTGCTCTACGACTGGCACTACGACCAGGACCTCGGCTTGTCCTCGCGAACCGGAACCGTCATGCTGCCAGGCGACGTGGTCTATTTCAAAAACCCGGACTATCACCCGGACACTCCCCAATGGCAGGGAGAAAACGCGATCGTGTTGAGCAACGGTCAATACTACGGACACGGGATCGGCATTACCGATGCAAGCCGGATGATCCGTGTACTAAACAGCCTGCGGAAACCAGATGCTGCCCGATCCGCTTATTTGACCGATACCGTCGCGCGACCCGGATTTGCCTATCTGCAGCAGTTTAAGCGAAATACACTTTCGTTCGATGCATTTGCCAACCGACGGACTGGAGTTGACCGGCTGGCGGGGTGGATTGGTTCGAGGTATTACGAGGTGTAGCGGATCTCTACAGGGGCCGCTTAGTGGTGTGCTCCCAGATTTCCCCTTCTTTATTGCCTGGTGATGATGTAACGCAGTGTCATTATTGACGCTGCTCTCGTTGAGCGGCCTCATGATCATTGAATTGGTCCGCCCCTACCTGAACGCACAGCTGCCATTGATCCTGCAGGAGAGCCACAACCTTGCGTCGATGGCCTAGATTCGGTTTACGGTTAGTGTTGTCGGCAACATAATCGAAGCGATCTTGTGGGGGCTGATTCTGTTGGCGATTTTCGGCTGGCGGTGATAAGGATCACCTTTACATATATTACCTCATAATTCCCTCTTGCATTTCCTTATCCCAATATGCTACAATCACTTTTGTCGGCAGTCAGGAGGCAGTCAAAACAATACGGGGCATTAGCTCAGCTGGGAGAGCGCTACACTGGCAGTGTAGAGGTCAGCGGTTCGATCCCGCTATGCTCCACCATACTTAAAAAGGATTAGGACTGTTCAATATGAACAGTCCTTTTTTATAACCTACCTAATCTCTCCAACTCCTCCTAAAATAATATTGGTATACCAACAGGATCAAGGCATGAAGAATGGCAAGGACAAGAAAGATGTTGCTGTAAATAGCACCAGCCGAATACATATTGGCAGGATTCCAATGAGTGACTTGATCAAAATCAACCAGTTTTCCGTAAATTCCGGTTGCTATTCCCCCCGCAATAAAGTTCATCATGCTCAAGAGCCCCATTCCCACGCCACTCTGTTCCTTCGTTAGCGTTCTTGAGACCGAGTTAGACATTGCAATCATCATAAAGGTTTGCCCTACATTGCCAAGAATTAAAAAGATGGCAATGTATGCTGCAGCTATGCCGGTGAAAGTGGAAAGCAGGATAAAACAGCTGAATAATAGCCCAGAAGCTAGAAAAAACAAATAGGAGTTGCCTTTCGAGTCCGCGAGTTTTCCTCCTTTTCTGCCTAAAATGGCTGATGCTGCAGCGCCCGGGACAAGCGCAAACCCGATCCAACTGGCGGGAAGCACGTTGACATGGGCTAACAGCAGCGGGCTTAGAAAATAAAGGGAGAAGCCGATCCCACTTATCAGGAAGGTGATGATCAATCCTAGGGTATAGGTCTTGTTTTTAAACAGCCCTGGCGGAAAGAAGGGGAAGGAAGTCAAATGTATTCTGGCGATGAACAACAGCAAACTGACCAATCCCCCCAAAGCGAACCATATCGTTTCATATGTTACGCTCAACAGCAATAAAGTCACCGCAGCAGCAAGTAAACTACCTCCTAACCAATCCATTTTTCCTGGAGATCCTTGATCATCCCCCAAATAGCGTCGATAAAAAGGAAGTGTGAGCAAGATGAAAAGAGGAATGCCAAACAACCATCTCCAGTGCATGACACTTAGTATCAATGCCGATAAGACAGGCCCGAGCGCACTGCCTAGAGCTAACCCAACGAATGCAGTACCCATAGCCGAGCCGCGGCGTTCAGGGGGAAAGTAGCGGAGCGGAATCAGCATAGCGCTGGCAGGAATACTTGCCGCTCCAACTGCCTGCATACATCTTCCCAAGAGGACCATCCAGAAGGTCTGAGCGGCCAAACCGAGCAACGAGCCGAGTGCAAAAAGAATCACTCCAAACGTCAATAGATCTTTGAGTTTGTATCGGTCCGCCAGTTTTCCATAAACGACTGTGCCGATCCCATAAATCAGCGCGTATGCGGATGTCACCCAAC contains these protein-coding regions:
- a CDS encoding flavin reductase family protein; this translates as MPDQVEQCKASRTIHPSILYYGTPVIMLSTANEDGTTNLSPLSSSWALGSCIVLGIGLGGKAIENLQHRPECVINVPHPGLWRAVESLAPLTGKSPVPEAKRQNGFRYEKDKFTAAGLLPVPSVDVLPDRVSDCPLQMEAKVMNIRVPEHNAFFAIVEAEVVHVHAHEDIMLNERHINPQAWSPLIYNFRHYFGLGEELGKSYRAET
- a CDS encoding copper amine oxidase N-terminal domain-containing protein; the encoded protein is MAQLRNKLAAAIIIPMLLAAPAPLPASAGAESEIVITLDGKRLPLQGEIHNGHTMVPLRSLSEVLGFRVTWEPADKQITLQSDSKVIQLRVDEHRVNVNDHDLFMETAPVMQDGTTLIPLRFVSNHLGMEVSWDEATRFVHLQHKEENDLTLVTKKNQKNWTTDRLPSSTHK
- a CDS encoding DUF3298 and DUF4163 domain-containing protein; translation: MGDTTIQSTINDLIKTRTRKVKEAFLTDKAAMDQELDPALKSASRYTLDLNYEVKYNQHNWLSIVFYDYVYTGGAHGITNASSYTFSLTDGKLYGLKDLFREGTSYVETINREIKKQIEQKVQDGELYLLSPFASIDEDQEFYLTDDALVIYFQVYEYTPYAAGIPEFSIPMKQLSNMLQVAVNES
- a CDS encoding protein-glutamine gamma-glutamyltransferase; this encodes MIQLGGNNVQADSLLKEQQWTEAQVETIEKMAASNEVFSYPDQTALQFELTLRQYIVQAAKALNASGVSFATFKKSRCNEKYWNLTDFGGFRIRDGVFPSDGIQDIYRNGRLYAFECATAMVIVYYRAVLAAIKLPDFNRLFANMLLYDWHYDQDLGLSSRTGTVMLPGDVVYFKNPDYHPDTPQWQGENAIVLSNGQYYGHGIGITDASRMIRVLNSLRKPDAARSAYLTDTVARPGFAYLQQFKRNTLSFDAFANRRTGVDRLAGWIGSRYYEV
- a CDS encoding MFS transporter → MDAALQKRIGEKLMYIVMFTLALSAMSVLMFNLVLPQISEEFLLNNAQVSWVTSAYALIYGIGTVVYGKLADRYKLKDLLTFGVILFALGSLLGLAAQTFWMVLLGRCMQAVGAASIPASAMLIPLRYFPPERRGSAMGTAFVGLALGSALGPVLSALILSVMHWRWLFGIPLFILLTLPFYRRYLGDDQGSPGKMDWLGGSLLAAAVTLLLLSVTYETIWFALGGLVSLLLFIARIHLTSFPFFPPGLFKNKTYTLGLIITFLISGIGFSLYFLSPLLLAHVNVLPASWIGFALVPGAAASAILGRKGGKLADSKGNSYLFFLASGLLFSCFILLSTFTGIAAAYIAIFLILGNVGQTFMMIAMSNSVSRTLTKEQSGVGMGLLSMMNFIAGGIATGIYGKLVDFDQVTHWNPANMYSAGAIYSNIFLVLAILHALILLVYQYYFRRSWRD